In Ignavibacteriales bacterium, the following proteins share a genomic window:
- a CDS encoding DUF5110 domain-containing protein translates to MNLYRWHTLAIICSFLLCSMLSFAIEKQSDGVLFELKKQKETDPQWMKIQVCTENIIRVIASPEKSFPSRPSLIVERKSWKPVKWTLKEKSDWTEISTSLVTVRVHSKTGETSFFDSKGQALLQEIGGGGKIITPAEVMEEKTFHVQQLFNSPDDEAFYGLGGHQNSIMNYKGHDVDLWQHNMVVSIPFFVSTKNYGILWDNTSHSKFGDIREFQSLSTLKLYDKDSIQGNLTAEYFKDAQFDSLFISRKESRIEHEFIDVNDEFPVGFAHNVAAVRWSGEIESKETGVHKFKLYSSGYTKLWLDGKLVVDSWRQNWNPWIQLPALDMIAGKKYQIKLEWIHSDGYIGLKCLTPESEETKGKLSLYSEVADQIDYYFVHGDNLDEIISGYRTITGKAPMMPKWAMGFWQSREHYNSQDDILSTVKEFRKRHIPLDNIVQDWFYWKEDQWGSHEFDPTRYTDPKGMILSLHNDYHTQIMISVWPKFYEGIKHFDLFSEKGWLYKRNVEKRQKDWVGPGYISTFYDAYNGDARKLFWKLMNEKLFSIGMDAWWLDCTEPDICSNLSRTETILRQNPTALGSANRCLNAYSLMNAKAVYEGQRSINNNQRVYILTRSAFAGQQRYAATTWSGDIASRWYDLKAQISSGMNFTLSGIPYWSMDIGGFSVESRYEHPTEADLDEWRELNTRWYQFGSFCPIFRVHGQFPLREIYNIAPEDHPAYQSMLAYNKLRYRLMPYIYSMTGMVTQQDYTIMRGLVMDFSTDKNVLNINDQFMFGPALMVNPVSEYKSRSRAVYLPSGSGWYEFKTGKYFAGGQTIQADAPYTEIPLYIKAGSIIPCGPEIQHTTEKPADPIRLFVYTGSDGSFTLYEDENVNYNYEKGKFATIPLSYNEKKKEFTIGKLQGSFAGMLKKRTFEIVFIGEQKPSGLDFQSKPDAQIIYNGTKQSIKMK, encoded by the coding sequence ATGAATTTATATCGTTGGCATACGTTGGCGATCATTTGCTCTTTTCTCCTATGTTCCATGCTTTCTTTTGCTATTGAAAAACAATCAGACGGTGTTCTTTTTGAACTCAAGAAGCAAAAAGAAACCGATCCTCAATGGATGAAGATCCAGGTCTGCACTGAAAATATTATCCGGGTGATTGCATCTCCGGAAAAATCTTTTCCCTCTCGACCGAGTCTCATCGTAGAGAGAAAATCCTGGAAGCCGGTCAAATGGACATTAAAAGAAAAAAGTGATTGGACAGAGATATCCACATCGTTAGTTACAGTTCGTGTTCATTCGAAAACCGGTGAAACATCTTTCTTTGATTCCAAAGGACAAGCGCTTCTACAAGAAATCGGTGGAGGCGGAAAGATTATTACACCTGCCGAAGTCATGGAAGAGAAGACATTTCATGTGCAGCAGCTTTTTAATTCGCCGGATGATGAAGCGTTTTATGGACTTGGCGGCCATCAGAATTCAATTATGAATTACAAAGGCCATGATGTGGATCTCTGGCAGCATAATATGGTGGTATCTATCCCCTTCTTTGTCTCTACTAAGAACTATGGAATCCTTTGGGACAACACTTCACATTCAAAATTCGGTGACATTCGAGAGTTTCAATCACTTTCGACACTGAAACTATATGATAAAGACAGCATCCAGGGAAATCTTACCGCAGAATATTTCAAGGATGCACAATTTGATTCCCTTTTCATTTCTCGTAAGGAATCGAGAATCGAACATGAGTTCATCGATGTCAATGATGAATTCCCTGTTGGCTTCGCTCATAATGTCGCTGCAGTCCGGTGGAGCGGTGAGATAGAAAGCAAAGAGACCGGTGTGCACAAGTTTAAATTATATTCTTCCGGATATACGAAACTCTGGCTGGATGGGAAACTCGTTGTAGACTCGTGGCGGCAAAACTGGAATCCATGGATTCAGTTACCTGCATTGGATATGATAGCCGGGAAAAAATATCAGATCAAATTGGAATGGATTCATTCCGACGGCTACATCGGGTTGAAATGTTTAACGCCGGAGAGCGAAGAAACGAAGGGCAAGCTTTCCCTCTATTCTGAGGTGGCTGACCAGATCGATTATTATTTCGTTCATGGGGATAATCTTGATGAAATTATAAGCGGCTATCGTACTATCACCGGCAAAGCGCCGATGATGCCGAAATGGGCGATGGGTTTTTGGCAGTCGCGCGAACATTACAATTCACAGGATGATATTCTTTCCACGGTGAAGGAATTCCGAAAACGTCACATCCCACTTGATAACATTGTTCAGGATTGGTTTTACTGGAAAGAAGATCAGTGGGGCAGCCACGAATTCGATCCTACGCGATATACCGATCCAAAAGGTATGATACTATCGCTGCACAATGATTATCATACGCAGATTATGATCTCCGTCTGGCCAAAATTCTATGAAGGAATAAAGCATTTTGACCTGTTCAGTGAGAAGGGGTGGCTCTATAAGCGCAATGTCGAGAAAAGACAGAAGGACTGGGTCGGACCAGGTTATATCTCCACATTTTATGATGCGTATAATGGTGACGCACGAAAGCTCTTCTGGAAATTGATGAATGAAAAACTCTTCAGTATCGGTATGGATGCTTGGTGGTTAGATTGCACAGAGCCGGATATTTGTTCCAATCTCTCCAGAACCGAAACGATCCTGCGACAAAATCCAACTGCATTGGGTTCTGCCAATCGCTGCCTGAATGCTTATTCGTTGATGAATGCAAAAGCTGTCTACGAAGGTCAACGGTCGATAAACAATAATCAGCGCGTCTACATACTTACCCGCTCTGCATTTGCTGGGCAGCAACGGTACGCCGCAACAACTTGGAGCGGTGATATTGCCTCCCGATGGTACGATCTCAAAGCACAGATTTCGTCCGGGATGAATTTTACTCTCTCCGGCATTCCCTACTGGTCGATGGACATCGGTGGTTTTTCTGTGGAATCCCGCTATGAACATCCGACGGAAGCAGATCTTGACGAATGGCGTGAGCTGAATACTCGATGGTATCAATTTGGATCCTTCTGTCCAATCTTCCGTGTCCACGGACAATTTCCATTGCGTGAAATTTATAATATCGCTCCTGAGGATCATCCCGCATATCAATCGATGCTGGCGTATAACAAACTGCGATACCGTTTAATGCCCTATATCTACTCCATGACAGGCATGGTTACACAGCAGGATTATACAATTATGCGTGGATTGGTGATGGATTTTAGTACGGACAAGAACGTGCTCAATATAAACGATCAATTCATGTTTGGTCCGGCATTGATGGTGAACCCAGTATCAGAATACAAGTCGCGTTCGCGAGCGGTGTATCTTCCTTCCGGGAGCGGCTGGTATGAATTTAAGACTGGAAAATATTTTGCAGGTGGGCAAACTATTCAAGCTGATGCACCGTATACGGAAATCCCTCTCTATATTAAAGCAGGTTCTATCATTCCATGTGGTCCGGAGATTCAACACACAACTGAGAAACCGGCAGATCCAATTCGCTTGTTTGTCTATACCGGCTCCGATGGTTCCTTTACTTTGTATGAAGATGAAAATGTGAACTACAACTACGAAAAAGGGAAATTTGCAACTATTCCACTGAGTTACAACGAGAAGAAAAAAGAATTTACAATCGGGAAACTTCAAGGTTCATTCGCCGGTATGTTAAAGAAGCGCACATTTGAAATTGTTTTCATTGGAGAACAAAAGCCGTCCGGGCTTGATTTCCAATCGAAACCTGATGCTCAAATTATATACAACGGTACTAAGCAATCGATTAAGATGAAATAA